The following coding sequences are from one Formosa haliotis window:
- a CDS encoding FKBP-type peptidyl-prolyl cis-trans isomerase → MKLRTVTLTILLAAMVFTCKNDDDDNTETVPARDATEVYEENMAEIEAYLETHFYNYEDFDFDNPYSPANDNFQIVFDTIAGVNSDKIPLSDQVVSKEVPDSVEEDLIYTMYYLVVREGKGEEIHFTDRAFVQYRGTLLDGSIFDSTVTPVGLSMLSYGTDYGVVDGFKETVIEFKTSTGNSENGDGTVTYHEHGIGAGFLPSGLAYFNSATSTIPAYSPLIFAVNTSGVTYLDHDNDGVYSYLEDLNGDGDVYDDDTDGDGIPNFIDLDDDGDGVFTIHEDIDGDGDPSNDIGKNGIPKYLDPEETESTED, encoded by the coding sequence ATGAAATTAAGAACAGTTACTTTAACTATTTTATTAGCGGCAATGGTTTTTACGTGTAAAAATGATGATGACGATAACACGGAAACTGTACCAGCTAGAGATGCTACAGAAGTATACGAAGAAAATATGGCTGAAATAGAAGCCTATCTTGAAACGCATTTTTATAACTATGAAGATTTTGATTTCGATAATCCTTATAGTCCAGCAAATGATAATTTTCAGATTGTGTTTGATACTATAGCAGGTGTAAATAGCGATAAAATTCCTTTAAGCGACCAAGTAGTAAGTAAAGAAGTTCCTGATTCGGTTGAAGAAGATTTAATTTACACTATGTATTATTTGGTAGTACGCGAGGGTAAAGGCGAAGAAATACATTTTACAGATCGTGCTTTTGTTCAATATAGAGGAACCTTACTAGATGGTTCTATTTTCGATAGTACGGTAACTCCAGTGGGTTTAAGTATGTTGTCTTATGGAACTGATTATGGTGTGGTTGATGGCTTTAAAGAAACAGTTATAGAATTTAAAACCTCTACAGGTAATTCTGAAAACGGAGATGGTACAGTAACTTATCACGAACATGGTATAGGTGCTGGTTTTCTACCTTCTGGTTTAGCTTATTTCAATTCTGCAACATCTACTATTCCTGCATATTCTCCACTTATATTTGCTGTGAATACATCTGGAGTAACGTATTTAGATCATGATAATGACGGGGTATATTCTTATTTAGAAGATTTAAATGGTGACGGCGATGTGTATGATGATGATACCGATGGTGATGGTATTCCTAATTTTATAGATCTTGATGATGACGGTGATGGCGTATTTACTATTCACGAAGATATTGATGGTGATGGCGATCCGTCTAACGATATAGGGAAAAACGGTATTCCTAAGTATTTAGATCCTGAAGAAACAGAATCTACAGAAGATTAA
- a CDS encoding outer membrane beta-barrel protein, translating to MKKLILTLCIVVGALNLSTAQSGSGYGIKGGLNYGANGNYFSSISNTVKHPDKNVGFHLGVFGKFGDWIYFKPELMYTNTSSEYDAGKLKVQKLDLPALFGIRLIGPLSIFAGPAFQYILDSKFDDVKADDIDKDISMGFNFGFAVNIRKIGIDLRYERGFSKNETKFIENNGIDVVSIDSRPSQLILSLSVKL from the coding sequence ATGAAAAAATTAATCTTAACACTTTGTATTGTTGTAGGTGCTTTAAATCTATCTACAGCACAATCAGGTTCAGGTTATGGAATTAAAGGCGGATTAAACTATGGAGCAAATGGAAATTATTTTTCATCCATAAGTAATACAGTTAAACACCCAGATAAAAACGTAGGTTTTCATCTGGGTGTTTTTGGTAAATTTGGAGACTGGATTTACTTTAAACCAGAATTAATGTACACGAATACTAGTAGTGAATACGATGCTGGCAAATTAAAAGTTCAGAAATTAGATTTACCAGCATTATTTGGAATTCGCTTAATAGGGCCTTTAAGCATATTTGCTGGACCTGCATTTCAGTATATACTAGATTCTAAATTTGACGATGTTAAAGCCGATGATATAGATAAGGACATCTCTATGGGCTTTAATTTTGGGTTTGCTGTTAATATTAGAAAAATTGGTATCGACCTAAGATACGAACGCGGATTTAGTAAAAACGAAACAAAGTTTATTGAAAACAATGGTATCGATGTTGTTTCTATAGACTCTAGACCAAGTCAATTAATCTTAAGTCTTTCGGTAAAATTATAA
- a CDS encoding transketolase family protein has translation MKTYTYTEKKDTRSGFGAGLAELGRTNPNVVALCADLIGSLKMDEFIKENPERFFQIGIAEANMMSIAAGLTIGGKIPFTGTFANFSTGRVYDQIRQSIAYSGKNVKICASHAGLTLGEDGATHQILEDIGLMKMLPGMTVINPCDYNQTKAATIAIAEHDGPVYLRFGRPSVPIFTPADQKFEIGKAINLTEGSDVTIVATGHLVWEALEASKVLHEKGISAEVIDMHTIKPLDAKAILDSVAKTGCVVTAEEHNIFGGLGESVARVLATNKPTPQEFVGTQDTFGESGTPAQLMDKYGLNSAAIVKACETVIKRK, from the coding sequence ATGAAAACATATACATATACAGAGAAAAAAGATACAAGAAGTGGTTTTGGAGCTGGTTTAGCAGAGCTTGGAAGAACAAATCCTAATGTTGTAGCGCTATGTGCCGATTTAATTGGTTCATTAAAAATGGATGAATTTATTAAAGAAAATCCAGAGCGTTTTTTCCAAATCGGAATAGCAGAAGCAAACATGATGAGTATTGCTGCCGGTTTAACTATTGGTGGAAAAATTCCATTTACAGGAACTTTCGCTAACTTTTCTACAGGTCGTGTTTATGATCAAATACGTCAATCTATTGCGTATTCTGGTAAGAATGTAAAAATTTGTGCATCTCACGCAGGTTTAACTTTAGGAGAAGATGGTGCCACGCATCAAATTCTTGAAGATATAGGCTTAATGAAAATGTTACCAGGCATGACTGTTATTAATCCTTGCGATTACAACCAAACAAAAGCAGCTACTATTGCAATTGCAGAACATGACGGTCCTGTTTACTTACGTTTTGGAAGACCTTCTGTGCCAATTTTCACTCCTGCCGATCAGAAATTCGAAATTGGCAAAGCGATTAATTTAACAGAAGGTAGCGACGTTACTATTGTAGCAACTGGACACCTAGTTTGGGAAGCCTTAGAAGCTTCTAAAGTTTTACATGAAAAAGGAATCTCTGCCGAGGTTATAGACATGCATACCATTAAGCCTTTAGACGCTAAAGCAATTTTAGATTCTGTAGCAAAAACAGGATGTGTAGTTACTGCAGAAGAACACAATATCTTTGGAGGTTTAGGTGAAAGTGTGGCACGTGTTTTAGCTACAAACAAACCAACACCACAAGAATTTGTTGGTACTCAAGACACCTTTGGGGAGTCTGGTACGCCTGCACAACTTATGGATAAATACGGATTAAATAGCGCTGCCATTGTAAAGGCTTGCGAAACCGTTATTAAAAGAAAATAA
- a CDS encoding transketolase, translated as MSNTKELQDLTTQVRRDILRMVHKVNSGHPGGSLGCAEFLVALYNEIMDRKDGFEMDGINEDLFFLSNGHISPVFYSVLAHAGYFPVEELSTFRLLNSRLQGHPTTHEGLPGVRIASGSLGQGMSVGIGAAQAKKLNGDDKLVYTLHGDGELQEGQNWEAIMYASAKKVDNLIATVDLNGQQIDGSTDTVLPMGSLRAKFEAFGWDVIDIEEGNNIDAILNGMAEAKSKTGKGKPVCVLLKTVMGHGVDFMMYTHAWHGKAPNDEQLENALAQNPETLGDY; from the coding sequence ATGTCTAATACAAAAGAATTACAAGATTTAACGACTCAGGTTCGTAGAGATATTCTACGCATGGTACATAAGGTAAACTCTGGTCACCCAGGGGGCTCTTTAGGATGTGCAGAATTTTTAGTAGCCCTTTACAACGAAATTATGGACCGCAAAGACGGTTTTGAAATGGATGGTATAAATGAAGATTTATTCTTTTTATCTAACGGCCACATTTCACCTGTATTTTATAGTGTACTTGCACATGCTGGCTATTTTCCAGTAGAGGAATTAAGTACGTTTAGATTATTAAACTCTAGATTACAGGGACACCCTACTACTCACGAAGGATTACCAGGAGTGCGTATTGCATCGGGGTCTTTAGGTCAAGGTATGTCTGTTGGTATTGGAGCAGCACAAGCTAAGAAACTAAATGGAGACGATAAATTAGTTTATACATTACACGGGGATGGCGAACTACAAGAAGGTCAGAACTGGGAAGCGATTATGTATGCCTCTGCAAAAAAGGTTGATAACTTAATTGCTACTGTAGATTTAAACGGACAGCAAATTGATGGTTCTACAGACACCGTACTACCTATGGGAAGTCTGAGAGCTAAATTTGAAGCTTTTGGTTGGGATGTTATAGACATAGAAGAAGGAAACAATATTGACGCTATATTAAATGGTATGGCTGAAGCTAAATCGAAAACAGGAAAAGGAAAACCTGTATGCGTGCTTTTAAAAACAGTAATGGGTCATGGTGTAGATTTTATGATGTACACTCACGCTTGGCATGGTAAAGCACCAAACGACGAACAATTAGAAAATGCTTTAGCACAAAACCCTGAAACTTTAGGCGACTACTAA
- the tgt gene encoding tRNA guanosine(34) transglycosylase Tgt, which yields MTFDLKAQDTQSKARAGVITTDHGTIETPIFMPVGTVGSVKGVHQRELKNDINPDIILGNTYHLYLRPQTKILEKAGGLHKFINWDRNILTDSGGYQVYSLSSNRKIKEEGVKFKSHIDGSYHVFTPENVMEIQRSIGADIIMAFDECTPYPCDYNYAKRSMHMTHRWLERCLKHLDKTPFMYDYSQTFFPIVQGSTYKDLRKQSAEYIAGVGAEGNAIGGLSVGEPAEEMYAMTEVVTDVLPWDKPRYLMGVGTPINILENIALGVDMFDCVMPTRNARNGMLFTAHGSINIKNKKWEDDFSPIDEMGITFVDTEYSKAYLRHLFSVNELLGKQIATIHNLGFYLWLVREARKHILAGDFRTWKDMMVKQMDNRL from the coding sequence ATGACATTCGACTTAAAAGCCCAAGACACCCAAAGTAAAGCCAGAGCTGGAGTAATAACTACAGATCATGGTACAATAGAGACACCTATTTTTATGCCAGTAGGAACCGTAGGTTCTGTAAAAGGTGTACACCAACGCGAACTTAAAAATGATATTAACCCAGATATTATTCTGGGAAACACCTATCATTTATACTTAAGACCACAAACCAAAATCCTTGAAAAAGCAGGAGGGTTACATAAATTTATCAATTGGGATAGAAATATTTTAACCGATTCTGGAGGTTATCAAGTGTATTCCTTGTCTTCTAACCGAAAAATTAAAGAAGAAGGAGTAAAGTTTAAATCGCATATCGACGGAAGTTACCACGTATTTACGCCAGAGAACGTGATGGAAATTCAGCGTAGCATTGGTGCCGATATTATTATGGCTTTCGATGAATGTACACCATATCCTTGCGATTATAATTATGCAAAACGTTCGATGCACATGACGCATCGTTGGTTAGAGCGTTGTTTAAAGCATTTAGACAAAACGCCGTTTATGTACGATTATAGTCAGACGTTTTTCCCAATTGTACAAGGAAGTACATATAAGGATTTACGTAAACAGTCTGCAGAATACATTGCCGGAGTAGGAGCAGAAGGGAATGCTATTGGAGGTTTATCGGTGGGGGAACCCGCAGAAGAAATGTATGCCATGACCGAAGTGGTAACCGATGTGTTGCCATGGGATAAACCCAGGTATTTAATGGGAGTTGGTACACCAATAAATATTTTAGAAAATATAGCTTTAGGGGTCGATATGTTCGATTGTGTTATGCCTACCCGTAACGCAAGAAATGGAATGCTGTTTACGGCCCATGGTTCTATCAATATAAAAAATAAAAAGTGGGAAGATGATTTTTCTCCTATTGATGAAATGGGGATAACTTTTGTTGATACCGAATATTCGAAAGCGTATTTAAGACATTTGTTTTCGGTAAATGAATTGCTGGGAAAACAAATTGCAACGATACATAATTTAGGCTTTTACTTATGGTTGGTTCGTGAAGCTAGAAAACATATCTTAGCAGGTGATTTTAGAACTTGGAAGGATATGATGGTAAAACAAATGGATAATAGATTATAG
- a CDS encoding DMT family transporter yields the protein MRDAKLLNYLHLHLLVFIAGFTAILGELITIDAIALVWYRMLMATVLMYAYIRVKGINIKVPPRTILRFGFAGVIIALHWITFFGAIKASNISITLSMVSSGAFFASILEPIIHKRKIIKYEMVFGFVVVLGVFLITQSELQYIEGIILGILSAFLSALFAVLNGKFVKEYRPSVISIYEFISGVLFITLFIALFGSGFNSEFFSVSPTDLWYLFILASVCTAYAFIASVKIMEHVSPYTVMLTFNLEPIYGIILALILFPEKEKMSSNFYYGASIILGAVLLNGILKNWKALKRKRS from the coding sequence ATGCGAGACGCTAAATTACTCAATTATCTGCATTTGCACCTGCTGGTGTTTATAGCAGGATTTACCGCAATATTAGGCGAATTAATCACTATAGATGCTATAGCTTTAGTCTGGTACCGTATGTTAATGGCAACGGTTTTAATGTATGCCTATATCCGTGTTAAAGGGATTAATATTAAGGTGCCACCAAGAACAATACTTCGATTTGGGTTTGCAGGAGTTATTATTGCTCTGCATTGGATCACTTTTTTTGGCGCTATAAAAGCGTCAAACATTTCCATTACCTTATCAATGGTGTCTTCGGGAGCTTTTTTTGCTTCAATTTTAGAGCCCATTATTCATAAACGAAAAATTATTAAGTACGAAATGGTGTTTGGATTTGTGGTTGTTTTGGGCGTTTTTTTAATCACCCAAAGCGAACTTCAGTATATCGAAGGCATCATATTAGGCATACTGTCAGCATTTTTATCAGCTTTATTTGCTGTTTTAAATGGTAAATTTGTGAAAGAATATCGACCTTCGGTAATCTCTATTTATGAGTTTATAAGTGGCGTATTGTTTATTACCTTATTTATAGCCTTATTTGGTTCAGGATTTAATTCAGAATTTTTTAGTGTAAGTCCCACAGATTTGTGGTATCTTTTTATATTAGCCTCAGTTTGTACAGCATATGCCTTTATTGCTTCAGTGAAAATCATGGAACATGTAAGTCCATATACGGTAATGCTTACCTTTAATTTAGAACCTATTTACGGTATAATTCTCGCCTTAATATTATTTCCAGAGAAAGAAAAAATGTCGAGTAATTTTTATTACGGAGCATCGATTATTTTAGGGGCTGTTTTATTAAACGGTATCCTAAAAAATTGGAAAGCTTTAAAAAGAAAACGGTCTTAA
- a CDS encoding acetyl-CoA carboxylase carboxyltransferase subunit alpha has translation MEYLEFELPIKELEEQLDKCQIIGKESEVDVTETCKQIEKKLIETKKDIYKNLTPWQRVQLSRHPNRPYTLDYIKAICGNTFLELHGDRNVKDDKAMIGGLGKIGDQSYMFIGQQKGFNTKTRQLRNFGMSNPEGYRKALRLMKSAEKFGIPVVTLIDTPGAYPGLEAEERGQGEAIARNILEMTRLKVPIITVIIGEGASGGALGIGVGDRVLMLENTWYSVISPESCSSILWRSWEFKEQAAEALKLTAADMKKQKLVDEIVKEPLGGAHTDRQETFNIVKSAIVKSFEALKNLSPKELVKQRMEKYENMGVFKE, from the coding sequence ATGGAGTATTTAGAATTTGAACTTCCTATAAAAGAACTTGAAGAGCAATTGGACAAGTGCCAAATTATAGGCAAGGAAAGTGAAGTAGACGTAACAGAAACCTGTAAGCAAATAGAAAAAAAGCTTATAGAGACTAAAAAAGACATATATAAAAATTTAACCCCTTGGCAACGCGTTCAATTATCGCGTCACCCAAATAGACCGTATACATTAGATTATATAAAGGCGATTTGTGGTAATACATTTTTAGAGCTACATGGCGATAGAAATGTAAAAGACGATAAGGCGATGATTGGTGGTCTAGGTAAAATAGGCGACCAAAGCTATATGTTTATTGGCCAACAAAAAGGGTTTAATACCAAAACACGTCAATTACGTAATTTCGGAATGTCTAACCCAGAGGGTTACCGTAAAGCCTTACGCTTAATGAAATCGGCCGAGAAATTTGGAATTCCTGTAGTAACTTTAATCGATACTCCAGGTGCATACCCAGGTTTAGAAGCTGAAGAACGCGGACAAGGAGAAGCCATTGCTAGAAATATTCTAGAAATGACTCGTTTAAAAGTGCCTATTATTACCGTTATTATTGGTGAAGGTGCATCTGGTGGTGCCTTAGGTATAGGTGTAGGAGACCGTGTATTGATGCTAGAAAACACTTGGTATTCGGTGATTTCGCCAGAATCTTGTTCTTCTATTTTATGGCGTAGTTGGGAGTTTAAAGAGCAAGCAGCCGAAGCTTTAAAGCTTACTGCAGCCGATATGAAAAAACAAAAATTGGTAGACGAAATTGTAAAAGAACCTTTAGGAGGAGCACATACAGATCGTCAAGAAACGTTTAATATTGTAAAGTCGGCAATTGTAAAATCTTTTGAGGCTTTAAAAAACTTATCACCAAAAGAATTAGTGAAACAACGTATGGAAAAATACGAAAACATGGGCGTCTTTAAAGAGTAA
- the dnaB gene encoding replicative DNA helicase: MKQPNSMQGYKVDKSTLINLERGKIPPQAIDLEEVVLGAMMVDKKGVDEVIDILSPDAFYKESHKVIFEAIFQLFEGSEPIDLLTVSSQLKKSAKLEVAGGDFYLISLTQKVSSSAHIEFHARIILQKFIQRSLIKISSEIIEEAYDETQDVFDLLDKAETKLYEVTQGNIKKSSETAQELVIQAKKKIEEISNKEGLSGIPTGFDKLDKLTSGWQPSDLIIVAARPGMGKTALTLSMARNIAVDQNIPVAFFSLEMASVQLITRLISSETGLSSEKLRTGKLEKHEWEQLNVKVKGLEKAPLFIDDTPSLSIFDLRAKARRLSSQHGIKLIMIDYLQLMTGGTSHGGNREQEISMISRNLKALAKELMVPVIALSQLSRAVETRGGSKRPLLSDLRESGAIEQDADIVSFIYRPEYYKIEEWDDDERSPTEGQAEFIIAKHRNGGLENIRLKFLGHLGKFDNLDDFDSPYEFHSKMNTNPNEDSGFSSGGHFPSPTDAFGSAMNEDDDNDVPF, from the coding sequence ATGAAACAACCGAACTCAATGCAGGGCTACAAAGTAGACAAAAGTACTTTAATCAATTTAGAACGTGGTAAAATTCCACCGCAAGCTATTGATTTAGAGGAAGTTGTGCTTGGAGCTATGATGGTCGATAAAAAAGGAGTGGATGAAGTTATCGACATTTTAAGTCCAGATGCTTTCTATAAAGAATCTCATAAAGTGATTTTTGAAGCGATCTTTCAGTTGTTTGAGGGGAGCGAACCTATCGACTTATTAACTGTTTCTAGTCAATTAAAGAAAAGTGCGAAGCTTGAAGTTGCAGGTGGTGATTTTTATCTGATTTCACTTACCCAAAAAGTGTCTTCTTCGGCGCATATAGAGTTTCATGCCCGTATTATTTTACAGAAATTTATTCAACGTAGTTTAATTAAAATTTCAAGTGAAATTATTGAAGAAGCTTACGATGAAACCCAAGATGTATTCGATTTACTAGATAAAGCCGAAACCAAACTTTACGAAGTTACTCAAGGTAACATCAAAAAGTCTAGTGAAACGGCGCAGGAATTGGTTATTCAGGCGAAGAAGAAAATTGAAGAGATTTCGAATAAAGAGGGCTTAAGTGGTATTCCTACCGGATTTGATAAGTTAGATAAATTAACTTCTGGTTGGCAACCTTCCGATTTAATTATTGTGGCGGCTCGTCCAGGTATGGGTAAAACAGCCTTAACCTTATCTATGGCACGAAACATAGCCGTAGATCAAAATATACCCGTTGCTTTTTTCTCTTTAGAGATGGCATCGGTGCAGTTAATTACGCGTTTAATTTCTTCGGAAACTGGATTGTCTTCAGAAAAATTAAGAACAGGTAAATTAGAAAAACACGAGTGGGAGCAATTAAATGTAAAAGTAAAAGGCTTAGAAAAAGCACCTCTTTTTATAGATGATACCCCTTCGCTTTCTATTTTCGATTTACGTGCCAAAGCCAGACGTTTATCGTCGCAACACGGTATAAAACTAATCATGATTGACTACTTACAGTTAATGACGGGAGGAACAAGTCATGGTGGAAACCGTGAACAAGAGATCTCGATGATTTCACGTAACCTAAAAGCCTTGGCAAAAGAATTAATGGTTCCTGTAATTGCACTGTCTCAGTTATCGCGTGCTGTAGAAACGCGTGGCGGAAGTAAACGTCCGTTACTGTCTGACCTTCGTGAATCGGGTGCGATCGAGCAAGATGCCGATATTGTATCGTTTATTTATCGTCCCGAATATTATAAAATTGAAGAATGGGATGATGATGAGCGCTCTCCAACAGAAGGACAAGCAGAATTTATTATTGCAAAACACAGAAATGGTGGATTAGAAAACATCCGATTAAAATTCTTAGGTCACTTAGGTAAGTTCGATAACTTAGATGATTTTGATTCTCCTTACGAGTTCCATAGTAAAATGAATACCAACCCGAATGAAGATTCTGGGTTTAGCTCTGGAGGTCATTTTCCTTCGCCCACAGATGCCTTTGGAAGTGCTATGAACGAGGATGATGATAACGATGTACCGTTTTAA
- a CDS encoding cytochrome ubiquinol oxidase subunit I, which yields MEDMLFYDRMQFAFTITFHYLFPQLTMGLSLMIVYFKWCFLKTDNLQYNDAAKFWMRIFAINFAMGVVTGIPMEFQFGTNWAKFSELTGGIIGQTLAMEGMFSFFLESSFLGLFLFGEKLLGHKWHFVTGFLVFLGSWASGFLIIATHSWMQYPVGYEILENGKFVLNNFSALFSNPWLLPSYFHNQAASLITASFFVSAVGAFYILNKKHVEFGKLFLKTGVIFGLFSSIIVAFPTGDLVAKNVVKHQPVTFAAMEGIFQTEEGGAEIVLIGQPNILEKKLDNKIAVPNILSFLTYQNWNAEIKGLNEFDSKDYPTNIPGLYYAYHIMVGLGTIFIGLMIIATFQLYRKKLYETHWILWCLMFMIPFPYIANTTGWYTAELGRQPWLVYNLLRTSEGASPTVSSGNTLFTLLGFVGLYLLLGILFLMLVGKIVNKGPQLIKH from the coding sequence ATGGAAGATATGTTATTTTATGATAGAATGCAGTTTGCGTTCACGATCACCTTTCATTACCTTTTTCCACAACTCACCATGGGACTATCTTTAATGATAGTTTATTTTAAATGGTGCTTTTTAAAAACCGATAATTTACAGTATAACGATGCGGCAAAATTCTGGATGCGCATATTTGCAATTAATTTTGCCATGGGTGTAGTAACTGGAATCCCTATGGAGTTTCAATTTGGAACTAATTGGGCAAAATTTTCGGAATTAACCGGAGGAATCATTGGTCAAACCTTGGCTATGGAAGGTATGTTTTCATTTTTCTTAGAATCTTCTTTTTTAGGATTATTTCTTTTTGGTGAAAAACTACTCGGTCATAAATGGCATTTTGTAACTGGATTTTTGGTCTTTTTAGGATCTTGGGCAAGTGGTTTCCTTATTATCGCAACACATTCTTGGATGCAATATCCCGTGGGCTACGAGATTTTAGAAAACGGTAAATTCGTATTAAATAATTTTTCGGCTTTATTTTCTAACCCATGGTTGTTGCCCTCTTATTTTCATAATCAGGCAGCCTCTTTAATTACAGCGTCCTTTTTTGTATCGGCCGTTGGTGCATTTTATATTCTGAATAAAAAGCATGTTGAATTTGGTAAGCTATTCCTGAAAACAGGCGTTATTTTCGGTTTGTTTTCTAGTATAATTGTAGCTTTTCCTACAGGAGATTTAGTGGCTAAAAATGTGGTAAAGCATCAGCCCGTAACTTTTGCGGCCATGGAAGGGATCTTCCAGACAGAAGAAGGAGGTGCCGAAATTGTACTTATTGGTCAGCCTAATATCTTAGAAAAAAAATTAGATAATAAGATTGCAGTGCCTAATATATTAAGTTTTCTAACCTATCAAAATTGGAATGCAGAAATTAAAGGTTTAAATGAATTTGATAGTAAAGATTACCCTACTAACATTCCTGGACTATATTATGCCTATCATATTATGGTTGGATTGGGAACTATATTTATTGGGTTAATGATTATTGCTACGTTTCAATTATATCGTAAGAAATTATACGAAACCCATTGGATTTTATGGTGTTTGATGTTTATGATACCATTTCCATATATTGCAAATACAACGGGCTGGTATACCGCCGAATTGGGTAGACAACCTTGGTTAGTTTACAATTTATTACGAACGTCTGAAGGGGCATCTCCAACTGTTTCTTCTGGTAATACGTTATTTACATTACTCGGATTTGTAGGGTTATATTTATTACTAGGTATTTTATTTTTAATGCTAGTAGGAAAGATAGTCAATAAAGGTCCTCAACTTATAAAACACTAA
- the cydB gene encoding cytochrome d ubiquinol oxidase subunit II yields MELFWYMVLMTMLAIYIILDGYDFGAGIIHLFFAKKEADKKAITNAIGPFWDANEVWLIAVGGVLFFAFPTLYASSFSGFYLPLMMILWLLIFRAIGLELRGQIHNRLWEKIWDKAFGVASLLLALFFGIALGNVVRGVNLGMVNETGVSTHEAHYFFLPLWNDSFSPEANHLGIIDWFTILLGIIAVITLTIHGANWILYKTNSDLNPKLKQVVFKLNFVLLFFVIVSISIWHLIESNPFENFINYPWLAIFPIVTLVGLFGLFKVKSFKKDGTPFVFSSLFLAGGFFTTVSSIFPNLLPSTNGVNPSLTIYNVAAEDYGLTVGVYWFVIAIVLVAVYFTIQYKVFKGKMDNIGYGDH; encoded by the coding sequence ATGGAGTTATTCTGGTATATGGTCTTAATGACTATGTTAGCGATTTATATCATTTTAGATGGTTATGATTTTGGAGCGGGAATAATTCATTTATTTTTCGCCAAAAAGGAAGCCGATAAAAAGGCAATTACAAATGCTATTGGTCCGTTTTGGGATGCCAACGAAGTATGGTTAATTGCCGTTGGAGGTGTTTTGTTTTTTGCCTTCCCAACCCTATATGCTTCGTCGTTTAGTGGTTTTTATTTGCCTTTAATGATGATTTTATGGTTGTTAATTTTTAGGGCGATAGGATTAGAATTACGCGGACAAATACATAATCGTTTATGGGAAAAGATTTGGGATAAAGCTTTTGGAGTAGCGAGTTTGTTATTGGCTTTATTTTTTGGAATTGCTTTAGGAAATGTTGTTCGTGGTGTAAATTTAGGTATGGTTAACGAAACCGGAGTATCTACTCATGAGGCTCATTATTTCTTTTTACCGCTTTGGAATGACTCCTTTAGTCCAGAAGCAAATCATCTTGGTATTATAGACTGGTTTACAATCCTGTTAGGGATTATCGCTGTAATTACACTAACAATTCATGGAGCCAACTGGATCTTATATAAAACGAATTCTGATTTAAATCCGAAATTAAAACAGGTAGTTTTTAAACTTAATTTTGTACTACTATTTTTTGTTATTGTATCTATTTCTATTTGGCATTTAATAGAGTCAAATCCGTTTGAAAATTTTATAAACTACCCATGGTTAGCTATATTTCCTATTGTCACACTTGTTGGTTTATTTGGTTTATTTAAGGTGAAATCATTTAAAAAAGATGGAACACCTTTTGTGTTTTCGTCGTTATTTTTGGCAGGTGGTTTTTTTACAACCGTGTCTTCAATTTTTCCTAACTTGTTGCCTTCAACAAACGGTGTTAATCCATCGTTAACCATCTACAATGTTGCAGCAGAAGACTATGGTTTAACTGTAGGTGTGTATTGGTTTGTAATTGCCATAGTGTTAGTGGCGGTTTATTTTACCATTCAATATAAAGTATTTAAAGGTAAAATGGATAATATTGGTTATGGCGATCACTAA
- a CDS encoding DUF6095 family protein, with amino-acid sequence METKRTNKKVLIEGLKKMGISLACMLLGPSFIHIAFTNTEKPLYIPILIIGLIICGLAIFFAFKGLMTITDSMFKD; translated from the coding sequence ATGGAAACTAAACGAACAAACAAAAAAGTCCTTATTGAAGGTTTAAAAAAAATGGGAATCTCTTTAGCTTGTATGCTTTTAGGACCTTCATTTATACATATCGCATTTACAAATACCGAAAAACCCCTTTATATTCCAATTCTTATTATTGGATTAATTATTTGTGGTCTAGCTATCTTTTTTGCTTTTAAGGGTTTAATGACGATAACAGATAGCATGTTTAAAGACTAA